From Coffea arabica cultivar ET-39 chromosome 10e, Coffea Arabica ET-39 HiFi, whole genome shotgun sequence, one genomic window encodes:
- the LOC140015073 gene encoding uncharacterized protein — protein sequence MVRKRLVEITIGAGQRQCHLGSPGFGNLTIALPSVMHERQLMETAAALAWQKIGLSLCWDVVNQITNIPLSLYDRKDRLFWNLSKSGIYTVKTGYVIAKEEKEKTNQRLAPDPETSWEIRKHTVWKTLWSLNIKMKLKHFLWRCLQNGLATNEALYKRFGIGNKICHCCGEDMETIEHIFFNCPTAQVIWKIAPVRWEGLAKLQGNLWRWWEAVLQAAKETQGVGRIQLTANILWQIWKARNKFAFQQEIADAKIIVDKAQQEWIEYEAAKESDTGSNSEPGKATPIQQRWEPPKEGTIRINTDAAISAKMVRSGLGIIARNWRGELVRAKGITARRKGIAATEEALAIRGALEMAQLAGWTTIEVQSDCKHVVSLINTDNVQDCSLQTILEDIDVQKRNFESCTFTFVPRTVNQCSHELAQFAAKATRSFEWEGSFPIWLSSLVRKDMGVVTPFCN from the exons ATGGTGAGGAAAAGATTGGTAGAGATTACTATTGGGGCAGGACAAAGGCAGTGTCACCTTGGCTCCCCAGGCTTTGGTAACTTAACGATTGCTCTTCCTTCAGTGATGCATGAGAGACAATTGATGGAAACTGCTGCAGCCTTAGCTTGGCAGAAAATCGGACTAAGTCTTTGTTGGG ATGTAGTGAACCAGATTACTAATATTCCTCTTAGTTTGTATGACAGGAAAGATAGACTATTCTGGAACCTCAGCAAGTCTGGAATCTACACTGTGAAGACCGGATATGTGATTGCTaaggaggaaaaggaaaaaacaaatcaAAGGCTAGCACCTGATCCGGAAACCAGCTGGGAGATAAGAAAGCATACagtttggaaaactttgtggagCCTTAACATTAAGATGAAATTGAAACATTTCTTATGGAGATGTCTACAAAACGGATTGGCTACTAATGAAGCTCTCTACAAAAGATTTGGCATAGGGAACAAGATTTGTCACTGCTGTGGGGAGGACATGGAAACcattgaacatatctttttcAACTGCCCAACAGCGCAAGTAATATGGAAGATTGCACCTGTTCGGTGGGAAGGGCTAGCTAAACTTCAAGGCAACCTGTGGAGATGGTGGGAAGCAGTGTTGCAGGCAGCAAAAGAGACTCAAGGTGTGGGCAGAATCCAACTTACAGCAAACATCTTATGGCAAATCTGGAAAGCAAGGAACAAGTTTGCTTTCCAGCAGGAGATAGCTGATGCAAAGATAATTGTTGACAAGGCACAACAGGAATGGATTGAGTATGAGGCAGCAAAGGAGTCAGACACAGGATCAAATTCTGAACCAGGAAAGGCAACACCAATCCAGCAGCGTTGGGAACCTCCTAAGGAAGGAACAATAAGGATCAATACGGACGCTGCCATCTCGGCTAAAATGGTCAGATCAGGTCTTGGGATTATTGCAAGGAACTGGCGCGGAGAATTAGTGAGAGCGAAAGGAATTACTGCGAGGAGGAAAGGAATTGCAGCCACTGAAGAAGCTCTAGCAATCAGAGGGGCGCTCGAAATGGCTCAGCTTGCAGGATGGACAACTATAGAAGTCCAATCTGACTGCAAGCATGTAGTGAGCCTCATCAACACGGACAATGTCCAGGACTGTAGTCTTCAAACAATCCTGGAAGACATTGACGTTCAGAAGAGAAACTTTGAAAGCTGCACTTTTACTTTTGTACCTAGAACGGTGAATCAATGTAGCCATGAATTAGCTCAATTTGCAGCAAAGGCAACTAGAAGCTTTGAATGGGAAGGTTCTTtcccaatttggctttcaagTCTAGTTAGAAAAGATATGGGGGTAGTTACCCCTTTTTGTAATTAA
- the LOC113711969 gene encoding succinate dehydrogenase assembly factor 1, mitochondrial-like — translation MGLSNGPRLSGMQKQVLALYRGFLRAAHSKSPEERHKIESFVSSEFRRNAKQIDRKNFQYIEYLLRLGKKQLEQLKNPDTIGLSSLTVNSSQTRRP, via the coding sequence ATGGGACTCTCGAATGGGCCAAGGCTCTCTGGAATGCAGAAGCAAGTGCTTGCTCTGTATAGAGGATTCCTGCGAGCAGCACACTCCAAATCTCCAGAAGAGAGACACAAGATTGAGTCATTTGTGTCATCTGAATTCCGTCGCAATGCCAAGCAAATCGATCGCAAGAATTTCCAGTACATTGAATACTTGCTTCGCCTGGGTAAGAAACAACTCGAGCAGCTGAAGAACCCTGATACTATTGGATTGTCATCATTGACTGTAAATTCCTCTCAAACCAGAAGACCCTGA